The DNA sequence CCGTCGAGGTCCTCGAATTCTGCGCTGAGGTCAGCGGCTTTGAGGCCATCTTCATCGGTGAAATCCGGTTTGGCATAGATCGCGTCGATCTCATTTTTGAGATCCCAAAGCTTCTTGTTGCCCATGATCACGGTCTGTAGGACCTCGATCTCATTGTAGGCTTGGTGATCCTGCTTCAGGACAGACATCCGCTTTCCGGGCTCCAGGGAGGCTCCCCCGGTGTTGGCTTCAATCTCTCCAGAAAGAATTTTTAGGAAGGTGGATTTACCCGCACCATTGGCACCAATCACGCCGTAGCAGTTGCCAGGAGTGAATTTGATGTTGACATCTTCAAACAAGACGCGTTTTCCAAAGCGCAAGGAAATATTGGATGCTGTGAGCATGTATACCTATTGGTTGCTGATGAAAGTTTATTGGCGAAAGAATGGCTGTTCTGCGGGGCAAAAATAGCCAAATTTCACGAGAATACGCAGCCTGTCTATCAACAGGTTTCGAATCTAGGGAATGAATCCCCAAATCACGGAAAATCATCCTATTGTCCAATGGCGCGGATTTGGATTACCGCGAGAAAAAGGCATAGATGAGCGACCATGAAAAGGGGAAATTCCATTCAAATTTCCGTAACTTTCCACTCCCTTACACATTCGCAAACCCGATGTTCATGCAGAAATATCTGACGGAATTTCTTGGTAGCTTCTCGTGGATCCTCCTGATCGGCATGATCGCCGCTGCCCAATTTGGCGATTTGACCATCCTCATCACAGGACTTGGGTATCTGGGTCTCCTCTACCTAGGTAGCCGTACTTCTGGTTCCCACTACAACCCCGCCATTACCTTGGCAGTCTGGCTCACTGGACGCATCACCGCCAAAGAAGCAGGCATATACATGCTGATCCAGCTTGTTGCAGGAATTTTGGCCGCTGGCCTTGTGAAAGTATTGGCCCTCGACCAGAGTTTCCAGTTTGCCTATCATCCTGCCGGAGCGGCTTCGTTGGTACAGGTCTTGGTCATGGAAGCAGTTTTCATGGCGATACTGGCCGGTGTGTTCGTACAGACGACGCTGGACAGCCAGATTTTCCCATCTACCAGCATGCCATGGGCAGTAGCGGGAACATGGGTGGCGATCACCTATGCTTCGGCTTCCATCTCGGGTGGCGTCTTCAATCCGATTCTAGGGATTGGAGCCAATCTATGGGCGCAATCTTTTGCTGATATGTGGATATATGCAGTAGGACCGCTGGTAGGCGCTGGGCTTGTGGGTCTTGGTTTCCTGCTGGGAAAACGATACCTACGATATTAATTCAGAAGCAAAATGCTTCAAAAAGGCCACCAAGACCGTCGTTTTCGGGGAATCCGAATTTTCAAGGCGAGCTTGGTGGCCTTTAGTTCATAGATTTCCACAAAATAACCACCAGAGTCGCAGGTCCCATCTTTGAGGCGGAAGGCAAATTGATGCCAAGGACAGAGGACCTCGTCCTTGTCCGAAATTTTCCCACCCACAAAGGCTCCTCCAGCGTGTGGACACCGAGCATCGAATGCATGCCATTCCCCCTTGTGTCTGGCGATGCAGATCCGCTTACCTTCAATTTTGATTTCCTTGAGATACCCCCCTTCGAGGTCCTTGCCGGGAATCCATGCTTCGGGTTCCACTACGAACCATTCTTGCGCATTCATCGTCTAGCACTTGAAGTTTGCCCCAAGATAAGGCCCGAGTCATTCAGGAAAAATTGGTGCTCTTCCTAAATGTCAGTAAGTTTGATTTATAAGTAGATCTC is a window from the Pontibacter sp. G13 genome containing:
- a CDS encoding Rieske 2Fe-2S domain-containing protein, producing the protein MNAQEWFVVEPEAWIPGKDLEGGYLKEIKIEGKRICIARHKGEWHAFDARCPHAGGAFVGGKISDKDEVLCPWHQFAFRLKDGTCDSGGYFVEIYELKATKLALKIRIPRKRRSWWPF
- a CDS encoding aquaporin, which encodes MQKYLTEFLGSFSWILLIGMIAAAQFGDLTILITGLGYLGLLYLGSRTSGSHYNPAITLAVWLTGRITAKEAGIYMLIQLVAGILAAGLVKVLALDQSFQFAYHPAGAASLVQVLVMEAVFMAILAGVFVQTTLDSQIFPSTSMPWAVAGTWVAITYASASISGGVFNPILGIGANLWAQSFADMWIYAVGPLVGAGLVGLGFLLGKRYLRY